One stretch of Salarias fasciatus chromosome 19, fSalaFa1.1, whole genome shotgun sequence DNA includes these proteins:
- the LOC115406625 gene encoding putative deoxyribonuclease TATDN3 isoform X3 — MSGYIDCHCHISAGDFDKDINEVIENSKKAGLLALLAVAEHAGEFDKIIELSQRFPGFIFPCLGVHPVQEVSPEQQRGALIQDLDAALPIIEKYKDQLVAIGEVGLDFTPRYVSSDTDKESQRNVLVRQAQIAKELDLPLNVHSRSAGRPTIHLLKEQGVEKALLHAFDGKPSVAMEGVKAGYFFSIPPSIVRSEQVRPSFLYVFSTKKQKLVKQLPLENICLETDSPALGPEKQVRNEPKNICVSAEYISKIKGVSLETVMEVTTQNALRLFPKLKSAIRP, encoded by the exons ATGTCAGGATACATCGACTGTCACTGTCACATCTCTGCCGGGGATTTTGACAAG GATATAAATGAGGTTATTGAGAATTCCAAAAAG GCTGGACTGTTGGCGTTGTTAGCAGTGGCCGAGCATGCTGGAGAATTTGACAAGATTATTGAATTATCACAGAG gTTTCCAGGTTTTATCTTCCCCTGTTTAGGAGTCCACCCAGTTCAAGAAGTCtccccagagcagcagagaggagctttAATTCAG gATCTTGATGCTGCTTTGCCAATCATAGAGAAATACAAAGACCAACTTGTCGCCATCGGGGAG GTTGGCTTGGATTTCACGCCCAGATATGTGAGCAGCGACACAGACAAAGAGAGTCAGAGGAACGTCCTCGTCCGTCAGGCACAGATCGCCAAGGAGCTGGATCTCCCCCT AAATGTCCATTCGCGGTCTGCAGGAAGGCCCACCATCCACCTCCTGAAGGAGCAAG GGGTGGAAAAGGCTCTTCTTCATGCGTTCGACGGGAAGCCGTCGGTTGCCATGGAGGGCGTGAAGGCCGGATATTTCTTTtccatccccccctccatcgTGCGCAGCGAGCAGGTACGGCCGA GTTTTCTTTATGTGTTTTCCACCAAGAAGCAGAAACTTGTGAAACAGTTGCCGTTGGAGAACATCTGTCTGGAAACTGATTCGCCTGCGCTCGGCCCAGAAAAACAG GTGAGAAATGAGCCAAAAAACATCTGCGTCTCTGCCGAGTACATCAGCAAGATTAAAGGAGTGTCTCTGGAAACGGTGATGGAGGTGACCACACAGAACGCTCTTCGACTCTTCCCAAAACTGAAGTCTGCAATCAGACCCTGA
- the LOC115406625 gene encoding putative deoxyribonuclease TATDN3 isoform X2, which translates to MSGYIDCHCHISAGDFDKDINEVIENSKKAGLLALLAVAEHAGEFDKIIELSQRFPGFIFPCLGVHPVQEVSPEQQRGALIQDLDAALPIIEKYKDQLVAIGEVGLDFTPRYVSSDTDKESQRNVLVRQAQIAKELDLPLNVHSRSAGRPTIHLLKEQGVEKALLHAFDGKPSVAMEGVKAGYFFSIPPSIVRSEQQKLVKQLPLENICLETDSPALGPEKQVRNEPKNICVSAEYISKIKGVSLETVMEVTTQNALRLFPKLKSAIRP; encoded by the exons ATGTCAGGATACATCGACTGTCACTGTCACATCTCTGCCGGGGATTTTGACAAG GATATAAATGAGGTTATTGAGAATTCCAAAAAG GCTGGACTGTTGGCGTTGTTAGCAGTGGCCGAGCATGCTGGAGAATTTGACAAGATTATTGAATTATCACAGAG gTTTCCAGGTTTTATCTTCCCCTGTTTAGGAGTCCACCCAGTTCAAGAAGTCtccccagagcagcagagaggagctttAATTCAG gATCTTGATGCTGCTTTGCCAATCATAGAGAAATACAAAGACCAACTTGTCGCCATCGGGGAG GTTGGCTTGGATTTCACGCCCAGATATGTGAGCAGCGACACAGACAAAGAGAGTCAGAGGAACGTCCTCGTCCGTCAGGCACAGATCGCCAAGGAGCTGGATCTCCCCCT AAATGTCCATTCGCGGTCTGCAGGAAGGCCCACCATCCACCTCCTGAAGGAGCAAG GGGTGGAAAAGGCTCTTCTTCATGCGTTCGACGGGAAGCCGTCGGTTGCCATGGAGGGCGTGAAGGCCGGATATTTCTTTtccatccccccctccatcgTGCGCAGCGAGCAG CAGAAACTTGTGAAACAGTTGCCGTTGGAGAACATCTGTCTGGAAACTGATTCGCCTGCGCTCGGCCCAGAAAAACAG GTGAGAAATGAGCCAAAAAACATCTGCGTCTCTGCCGAGTACATCAGCAAGATTAAAGGAGTGTCTCTGGAAACGGTGATGGAGGTGACCACACAGAACGCTCTTCGACTCTTCCCAAAACTGAAGTCTGCAATCAGACCCTGA
- the fuca2 gene encoding plasma alpha-L-fucosidase, which produces MGSRKVIAALLPLFLLTIGVCEGQYEPNWESIDSRPLPEWYDQAKFGIFIHWGVFSVPSFGSEWFWYYWQKLKLKPYVDFMQKNYPPGFHYEDFAPQFTAEFFDAKEWTEIFASSGAKYIVLTTKHHEGFTLWGSKNSWNWNAVDIGPKRDLVDEMASALRANSDLHLGLYHSLFEWFNPLFQTDAANAFKTNYFPTAKTLPELYELVVKYKPEVLWSDGDGDAPDTYWNSTAFLAWLYNDSPVRDTVVTNDRWGLNSICKHGGYYTCSDRYQPGHLLKHKWENCMTIDKNSWAYRRNAPLSDYLTIDTLVATLVETVSCGGNLLMNIGPTHDGRIVPIFEERLRQMGQWLRVNGDAIYNTTAWRAQNDSATPRVWYTFKPQEKSVFAILLEWPSNGAVILHEPMTEGLTQVELLGHGPLKWDPVEPVGLRVLLPLLSVGQMPCQWAWTLRLTGAT; this is translated from the exons ATGGGGTCGCGGAAGGTAATTGCCGCACTTTTGCCGCTGTTTCTTTTGACGATCGGCGTCTGCGAAGGACAATATGAACCCAACTGGGAATCAATCGACTCCAGACCACTGCCCGAGTGGTACGATCAGGCCAAGTTTGGCATCTTCATACACTGGGGGGTGTTTTCCGTCCCGAGCTTTGGCAGCGAGTGGTTCTG gtATTACTGGCAGAAGCTCAAACTGAAGCCTTATGTTGACTTCATGCAGAAGAATTATCCTCCAGGTTTCCATTATGAAGACTTTGCACCGCAGTTCACCGCTGAGTTCTTCGATGCCAAGGAGTGGACTGAAATCTTTGCCTCATCGGGAGCAAAATACATCGTCCTGACCACGAAACACCATGAAG GCTTCACTCTCTGGGGCTCGAAAAACTCCTGGAACTGGAACGCAGTGGACATCGGACCCAAGCGAGACTTGGTGGACGAGATGGCGAGCGCCCTGCGGGCGAACAGCGACCTTCACCTGGGCCTGTACCACTCTCTCTTTGAGTGGTTTAACCCACTCTTTCAAACTGACGCTGCAAACGCTTTCAAGACAAATTACTTCCCCACCGCCAAGACCCTGCCCGAGCTTTACGAGCTCGTCGTTAAGTACAAGCCGGAGGTGCTGTGGTccgacggggacggggacgcaCCGGACACCTACTGGAACAGCACGGCCTTCTTGGCCTGGCTCTATAATGACAG TCCGGTTCGAGACACGGTGGTGACGAACGACCGCTGGGGTTTGAACAGCATCTGCAAACACGGCGGTTATTACACCTGCTCCGACCGCTACCAGCCGGGACACCTGCTCAAACACAAGTGGGAAAACTGCATGACCATTGACAAAAACTCCTGGGCCTACCGACGCAACGCGCCTCTCAGCGACTACCTGACCATCGACACGCTCGTGGCG actcTGGTGGAGACGGTGTCCTGTGGAGGAAACCTGCTGATGAACATCGGCCCGACACATGACGGGCGGATCGTGCCGATCTTCGAGGAGCGTCTGAGGCAGATGGGTCAGTGGCTGCGGGTCAACGGGGACGCCATCTACAACACGACGGCGTGGCGAGCCCAGAACGACAGCGCAACACCTAGAGTGTG GTACACGTTCAAGCCTCAGGAAAAGTCCGTCTTTGCCATTTTACTTGAGTGGCCGAGTAATGGGGCAGTAATACTCCATGAACCGATGACAGAAGGACTGACTCAG GTGGAGCTTCTTGGTCACGGGCCTCTGAAGTGGGATCCTGTGGAGCCCGTGGGGCTGCGGGTCCTCCTGCCCCTGCTGTCCGTCGGCCAGATGCCGTGCCAGTGGGCCTGGACGCTGAGGCTGACAGGTGCCACTTGA
- the LOC115406625 gene encoding putative deoxyribonuclease TATDN3 isoform X1: MSGYIDCHCHISAGDFDKDINEVIENSKKAGLLALLAVAEHAGEFDKIIELSQRFPGFIFPCLGVHPVQEVSPEQQRGALIQDLDAALPIIEKYKDQLVAIGEVGLDFTPRYVSSDTDKESQRNVLVRQAQIAKELDLPLNVHSRSAGRPTIHLLKEQGVEKALLHAFDGKPSVAMEGVKAGYFFSIPPSIVRSEQKQKLVKQLPLENICLETDSPALGPEKQVRNEPKNICVSAEYISKIKGVSLETVMEVTTQNALRLFPKLKSAIRP; this comes from the exons ATGTCAGGATACATCGACTGTCACTGTCACATCTCTGCCGGGGATTTTGACAAG GATATAAATGAGGTTATTGAGAATTCCAAAAAG GCTGGACTGTTGGCGTTGTTAGCAGTGGCCGAGCATGCTGGAGAATTTGACAAGATTATTGAATTATCACAGAG gTTTCCAGGTTTTATCTTCCCCTGTTTAGGAGTCCACCCAGTTCAAGAAGTCtccccagagcagcagagaggagctttAATTCAG gATCTTGATGCTGCTTTGCCAATCATAGAGAAATACAAAGACCAACTTGTCGCCATCGGGGAG GTTGGCTTGGATTTCACGCCCAGATATGTGAGCAGCGACACAGACAAAGAGAGTCAGAGGAACGTCCTCGTCCGTCAGGCACAGATCGCCAAGGAGCTGGATCTCCCCCT AAATGTCCATTCGCGGTCTGCAGGAAGGCCCACCATCCACCTCCTGAAGGAGCAAG GGGTGGAAAAGGCTCTTCTTCATGCGTTCGACGGGAAGCCGTCGGTTGCCATGGAGGGCGTGAAGGCCGGATATTTCTTTtccatccccccctccatcgTGCGCAGCGAGCAG AAGCAGAAACTTGTGAAACAGTTGCCGTTGGAGAACATCTGTCTGGAAACTGATTCGCCTGCGCTCGGCCCAGAAAAACAG GTGAGAAATGAGCCAAAAAACATCTGCGTCTCTGCCGAGTACATCAGCAAGATTAAAGGAGTGTCTCTGGAAACGGTGATGGAGGTGACCACACAGAACGCTCTTCGACTCTTCCCAAAACTGAAGTCTGCAATCAGACCCTGA